In a genomic window of Halalkalibacillus sediminis:
- the paaC gene encoding 1,2-phenylacetyl-CoA epoxidase subunit PaaC, with product MERGEEIMMDVKSAEEAKQDVAYSTALKELIFQLADDDFLISFRGSEWLGLAPHIEEDVAFSSITQNTMGHAFMFYQLLEDLGEGEIDVLAHERHSDMRRNGIYLEKRNGDGNYLDEPYYDWALTVVRNFLYETFKKVKLEAVTKSSYKPLANIAGKVLMEQPYHLAHWKIWMKQLLNSTEEARERIEARLNEAWEEFGDVLEYGSKATEMEHFGLIMGEDELKERWLNEVSKTIENLPSGSLGKKYGSGREGEHTEDLDQALATLSEVYMSDKEAIW from the coding sequence ATGGAAAGAGGTGAAGAAATCATGATGGACGTTAAATCAGCGGAAGAGGCTAAGCAAGATGTAGCTTATTCCACGGCATTAAAAGAATTGATCTTTCAGTTAGCTGATGATGATTTTCTCATTTCTTTTCGCGGCTCGGAATGGCTAGGCTTAGCACCTCACATCGAAGAAGACGTTGCTTTTTCCTCCATTACACAAAACACGATGGGGCATGCGTTCATGTTTTATCAGTTGCTAGAGGATTTAGGCGAAGGCGAAATTGATGTGTTGGCGCACGAGCGTCATTCGGACATGAGGCGTAACGGCATTTACTTAGAGAAAAGAAACGGTGACGGCAATTACTTAGATGAACCTTATTACGACTGGGCGTTGACAGTAGTTCGAAATTTTTTATATGAAACGTTTAAAAAGGTGAAATTGGAAGCGGTTACAAAGAGCTCTTATAAGCCACTTGCGAATATTGCAGGAAAAGTTTTGATGGAGCAGCCCTACCACTTAGCACACTGGAAGATCTGGATGAAGCAGTTGTTGAACTCAACAGAAGAGGCGCGCGAACGGATTGAAGCAAGACTTAATGAAGCATGGGAAGAGTTCGGCGATGTTTTGGAATACGGTTCCAAAGCTACTGAAATGGAGCACTTCGGCTTGATAATGGGTGAAGATGAGCTAAAAGAGCGATGGTTGAATGAAGTGTCAAAAACGATTGAGAACTTACCTTCAGGATCACTTGGTAAGAAATACGGAAGCGGCCGTGAAGGTGAACATACGGAAGATTTAGATCAAGCGTTAGCAACTTTGTCTGAAGTATATATGAGTGATAAGGAAGCAATTTGGTAA
- the paaB gene encoding 1,2-phenylacetyl-CoA epoxidase subunit PaaB — MGNTEESNFYQEYEVFSKKSTKAPIQHQFSLLAPNEEMALSMAVENFMRREDVLDVWVVKRSNVRRMTSEERANWTKRLDNKDYRKTKGYGYLREKWKEKEQGMLDEKEILSWKEVKKS; from the coding sequence ATGGGCAACACAGAAGAATCTAATTTTTATCAAGAGTATGAAGTCTTTAGTAAAAAAAGTACAAAGGCACCGATTCAGCATCAATTCAGCTTGCTCGCGCCAAATGAAGAGATGGCCTTAAGCATGGCGGTTGAGAATTTTATGCGGCGTGAAGATGTACTGGATGTGTGGGTCGTGAAACGAAGCAATGTGCGCCGGATGACGAGTGAAGAGCGTGCAAACTGGACGAAGCGCTTGGATAACAAAGATTATCGTAAGACGAAAGGTTACGGTTACTTAAGAGAAAAGTGGAAAGAAAAAGAACAAGGCATGCTGGATGAAAAAGAGATTCTGTCATGGAAAGAGGTGAAGAAATCATGA
- the paaA gene encoding 1,2-phenylacetyl-CoA epoxidase subunit PaaA: MYNYIEYGGEEKSSEFVDDQEKYDQFMARIEAGEKIEPDDWMPDDYRQALIKLISMHGISEIMGALPEKEWTPKAPTLKRKLGIMAKVQDEMGHGQLLLRVAEDLMKPYGKDRGDIMEDLLSGDLKFHNVFHMPTKTWADAGMVGWLVDGAAIISQTNMLDASYGPYQRALQRICQEEVFHAQHGEAIIMALAEGTDYQREILQNSLNRWWPSLLMFFGPASADTTGSSKQDIMIKYKIRKSSNEELRQAFLDKYLPRVFSLGLTVPDETVHYDEERGQWNYQQPDWNEFKQIIKNKGPRSKERLRLREIAYENNRWVRQALAADKVGS; the protein is encoded by the coding sequence ATGTATAACTATATAGAGTATGGCGGAGAGGAAAAATCCAGTGAGTTCGTGGACGATCAAGAGAAATACGATCAGTTTATGGCCCGGATTGAAGCTGGAGAAAAAATCGAACCGGACGATTGGATGCCAGATGATTACCGTCAAGCTTTAATCAAACTTATATCGATGCACGGAATTAGTGAAATTATGGGGGCACTACCTGAGAAGGAGTGGACGCCTAAGGCACCTACGCTTAAACGAAAGCTTGGTATCATGGCGAAAGTTCAAGATGAAATGGGACATGGGCAACTGTTATTACGTGTAGCGGAAGATTTAATGAAACCTTACGGAAAAGATCGTGGAGATATCATGGAAGACCTACTTAGTGGGGATTTAAAGTTCCACAACGTCTTTCATATGCCAACAAAAACGTGGGCGGATGCTGGGATGGTTGGTTGGCTCGTGGATGGAGCGGCGATTATTTCGCAAACCAATATGTTAGATGCGTCTTATGGACCTTATCAACGCGCGCTTCAACGTATTTGTCAGGAGGAAGTGTTCCACGCTCAACACGGCGAAGCGATCATCATGGCATTAGCAGAAGGTACAGATTACCAACGTGAAATTTTACAAAATTCATTGAACCGCTGGTGGCCGTCACTTCTAATGTTCTTTGGGCCGGCATCAGCTGATACAACTGGATCATCAAAGCAAGACATTATGATCAAATATAAAATTCGAAAGAGCTCTAACGAAGAATTACGCCAGGCATTCTTAGATAAGTATTTACCACGCGTGTTTTCGTTAGGCTTAACCGTGCCAGATGAAACGGTTCATTACGATGAAGAACGAGGACAGTGGAATTACCAACAGCCAGACTGGAATGAATTTAAACAAATCATTAAAAATAAAGGACCACGCTCAAAAGAACGCCTTCGTTTAAGAGAGATTGCTTACGAAAACAACCGTTGGGTACGTCAGGCGTTAGCGGCAGATAAGGTCGGTTCATAG
- the paaX gene encoding phenylacetic acid degradation operon negative regulatory protein PaaX, protein MDKQFNTRSMIFTLYGDYIRHYGDVIWIGSLIKLLKEFGHNEQSVRTAISRMSKQGWVQSEKRGNKSYYSLTDQGRARIDEASKRIYKSESPSWDGMWRILVYTIPEDQRHLRDELRKELVWSGFGLLSNSCWITPNPLDEQVHRLIDKYDISSYVSFFHASYEGMSDPKSLVEKCWDLDEVNQKYSEFIKEYSEKYYIDKNKIEKGEISDGACFMKCAALVHEYRKFLFVDPDLPAELLPDQWLGDSAAALFSDYHKLLDGPAIRFFESVFE, encoded by the coding sequence ATGGATAAACAATTTAATACACGTTCGATGATTTTTACGTTATATGGAGATTACATACGCCATTATGGTGACGTTATATGGATTGGTAGTTTAATTAAATTACTTAAAGAGTTCGGACATAATGAGCAATCCGTTCGCACGGCTATCTCACGCATGAGTAAACAAGGCTGGGTCCAATCTGAAAAAAGAGGAAATAAAAGCTATTATTCGTTGACTGATCAAGGTCGGGCACGAATTGATGAGGCTTCCAAGCGAATCTATAAATCTGAATCACCATCATGGGATGGGATGTGGCGAATTTTGGTATATACGATTCCAGAAGACCAACGCCATTTGCGAGATGAGTTACGAAAAGAGCTCGTATGGAGTGGGTTTGGATTGCTCTCCAACAGTTGCTGGATTACTCCCAACCCTTTAGATGAACAGGTTCATAGACTAATTGATAAATATGATATTTCTTCCTACGTTTCATTTTTCCATGCGTCATATGAAGGGATGAGCGATCCTAAAAGCTTAGTAGAAAAGTGTTGGGATTTAGATGAAGTGAACCAGAAGTATTCAGAGTTCATCAAGGAGTACAGTGAAAAGTATTACATCGATAAGAATAAGATTGAAAAAGGCGAGATTAGTGACGGGGCTTGCTTCATGAAGTGTGCGGCGCTCGTCCATGAGTACCGCAAGTTTTTATTCGTCGACCCGGACTTGCCGGCTGAGCTATTGCCTGATCAGTGGTTGGGCGACTCAGCTGCAGCGCTATTCTCTGATTATCACAAATTACTAGACGGCCCCGCGATCCGCTTCTTTGAGTCCGTTTTTGAATAA
- a CDS encoding gamma carbonic anhydrase family protein, with amino-acid sequence MIYRYKEQTPRIHETAFIADSAQVIGDVEIGEESSIWFNVTVRGDEGPIRIGKRCNIQENSMAHLYEKFPLTLEDDVSVGHNAIVHGCTLRKGVLVGMGATVLDGAEIGEYSIIGANSLVSSGKKIPPRSLVLGSPGKVVRELTDKDMEMIDETIKTYAKKGQEFRDKEIFEEVKR; translated from the coding sequence ATGATTTATCGTTATAAGGAACAGACTCCACGAATTCACGAAACAGCATTTATAGCAGACAGTGCGCAAGTCATTGGTGATGTTGAAATTGGAGAAGAATCTAGCATTTGGTTCAACGTAACTGTTAGAGGTGACGAAGGGCCAATTCGAATCGGTAAACGATGTAATATCCAAGAGAATTCAATGGCTCACTTATATGAGAAATTCCCATTAACTCTAGAAGATGACGTATCGGTTGGCCACAATGCAATCGTTCATGGATGCACACTTCGAAAAGGGGTACTTGTTGGAATGGGGGCAACGGTACTAGACGGAGCAGAAATAGGAGAGTACTCGATTATCGGTGCGAATAGCTTAGTTTCATCAGGTAAGAAAATCCCACCACGTTCATTGGTGCTCGGTTCACCTGGTAAAGTCGTGCGAGAGTTAACAGATAAGGATATGGAAATGATCGACGAGACGATTAAAACGTATGCCAAGAAAGGGCAGGAGTTTCGCGATAAGGAGATTTTTGAAGAAGTGAAGCGGTGA
- a CDS encoding NAD(P)/FAD-dependent oxidoreductase, giving the protein MKTYDITIIGAGPVGLFTAFYAGMREASVNVIDSMPQVGGQLSALYPDKYIYDVAGYKGVKAQDLVDDLYDQAQTFSPTIHLEESVLDVQQLEENLFEITTTKGTHYSKSIIITAGAGAFQPRKLKVETADSYEGKNLHYFVKNLEDFKDRNVLVCGGGDSAVDWSLALEPIAKEVTLIHRRPKFRAHEHSVTQLEQSSVKVVTPYEVGELMGSDEAIEQVLLKEVKGEATQILEVNDVLVNYGFVTSLGPLKDWGLEIEKNSILVNSKMETSIPGIFAAGDVCTYEGKAKLIATGFGEAPIAVNHAKAMIDPKAKLNIHSTHLFAKS; this is encoded by the coding sequence ATGAAAACATATGATATTACCATTATTGGTGCAGGTCCCGTTGGTTTATTTACCGCATTCTATGCTGGAATGAGAGAGGCGTCCGTTAACGTTATTGATAGCATGCCGCAAGTTGGAGGACAGTTATCAGCACTTTATCCTGATAAGTACATTTACGATGTGGCCGGCTATAAAGGTGTAAAAGCCCAAGACCTCGTTGATGATTTATATGATCAAGCGCAAACTTTTTCACCAACGATCCACTTAGAAGAATCCGTTCTAGATGTGCAGCAATTAGAAGAAAACCTCTTTGAGATCACCACAACCAAAGGCACGCACTATTCTAAAAGTATCATCATCACCGCAGGTGCAGGTGCCTTCCAACCGCGTAAACTAAAAGTAGAAACAGCTGATTCGTATGAAGGTAAAAACTTACACTATTTTGTGAAAAATCTAGAAGACTTTAAAGACCGAAACGTACTCGTTTGTGGGGGTGGCGATTCCGCTGTTGACTGGTCACTTGCTTTAGAACCAATCGCAAAGGAAGTCACACTTATTCATCGCCGACCAAAATTCCGAGCACACGAGCACAGTGTCACTCAACTCGAACAATCAAGCGTCAAAGTTGTTACACCATATGAAGTCGGTGAACTCATGGGAAGTGATGAGGCGATCGAACAAGTTCTTTTAAAAGAAGTAAAAGGAGAAGCAACTCAAATCCTTGAAGTGAACGATGTCCTCGTGAACTACGGATTCGTCACATCGCTAGGACCGTTGAAAGATTGGGGACTTGAGATTGAGAAAAACTCGATCCTCGTCAATTCTAAAATGGAGACCAGCATCCCTGGTATCTTTGCAGCAGGCGATGTTTGCACCTATGAAGGAAAAGCCAAACTCATTGCAACGGGATTTGGCGAAGCACCAATTGCTGTAAACCATGCAAAAGCAATGATCGATCCGAAAGCAAAACTCAATATTCATAGCACACACTTATTTGCGAAGTCTTAA
- a CDS encoding DUF2254 domain-containing protein, which produces MRDSFWFLPTVYSLIALVTVTLTILMDTWLVPNMDGSALSELFVEKSTAASLYSALITSVLTMTTISFSTIMVVLTTYSTQFSPRTLQDFMKSRVTQHVLGVFSFGFLFTLINLLLLGTSNQKEFLGAYFTVTTAVICLGFFILFIHHSSRFLQVNNLIGQIRNDTSVLIDNTYREKDYKEATEWNEEEVKEWQKNSWDVVKANQSGYLQGIEIEGLLRFAKSHDILLSSVYQVGDFVQKGAPAFYYWQRSQTDEADDMSGCLNYILVGNERTNVQDIEFSIQKLVEIAVKSISPSINDPHTAVNSINRIGSLLSDLASVHKPYRYYADQNEDLRFMMEPKKFRDYLYKGLYQIRLYGKKDMTVMDSLLEALYKIAITSEEHVKEDTWQFAKYIMESTDTDELHQLDFERFYETCNKIANVCGEVPPIKHA; this is translated from the coding sequence ATGCGGGATAGTTTCTGGTTTTTACCCACCGTCTATAGCTTAATTGCACTGGTGACGGTTACTTTGACCATCTTGATGGATACGTGGCTTGTTCCTAACATGGATGGAAGTGCCTTATCTGAGCTCTTTGTTGAAAAAAGTACAGCCGCAAGCCTTTATAGTGCACTGATTACTTCTGTGTTGACGATGACAACAATTAGTTTCTCTACGATTATGGTTGTTCTGACTACGTATTCAACTCAGTTCTCGCCGCGAACACTGCAGGATTTTATGAAGAGTCGGGTCACCCAACACGTACTGGGTGTCTTTTCTTTCGGATTCTTATTTACCTTGATTAACCTGTTGTTACTTGGAACTAGTAATCAGAAAGAATTTTTAGGCGCTTATTTCACAGTAACCACCGCGGTTATTTGTCTAGGATTTTTCATTCTTTTCATCCACCACTCTTCACGATTTTTACAAGTGAATAATTTGATTGGTCAAATTCGCAATGACACCTCGGTTCTGATCGATAACACGTACCGTGAAAAAGATTATAAGGAGGCCACCGAGTGGAACGAGGAGGAAGTCAAAGAGTGGCAAAAGAACTCTTGGGATGTAGTGAAGGCAAATCAATCCGGTTATTTGCAAGGAATAGAAATCGAAGGGTTGCTTAGATTCGCTAAAAGTCATGACATTCTCCTCTCGTCTGTATATCAAGTGGGAGATTTTGTTCAGAAAGGGGCTCCTGCGTTCTATTATTGGCAAAGAAGTCAGACGGACGAGGCGGACGACATGAGTGGGTGCCTAAATTATATATTGGTTGGTAATGAGCGGACGAATGTTCAGGATATCGAATTTTCGATTCAGAAATTGGTTGAGATTGCGGTGAAATCAATTTCGCCGAGTATTAATGATCCTCATACAGCCGTGAACAGTATAAACCGTATTGGATCACTTTTATCTGATCTGGCATCGGTTCATAAACCCTATCGCTATTATGCTGACCAGAATGAAGATCTGCGCTTTATGATGGAACCAAAAAAGTTCAGGGATTACCTCTACAAGGGTTTGTATCAGATCCGTCTTTATGGCAAAAAGGATATGACGGTGATGGACTCTTTGCTTGAAGCCCTTTATAAAATAGCTATTACAAGCGAGGAACATGTTAAAGAAGATACGTGGCAGTTTGCAAAATACATTATGGAATCTACGGATACCGATGAGTTGCATCAGCTTGATTTCGAACGTTTCTACGAGACGTGCAACAAGATTGCAAATGTGTGCGGGGAAGTGCCTCCGATTAAGCATGCGTAG
- a CDS encoding DUF6241 domain-containing protein — MWNKIYKWTLGLLILLAVGGGIYFATYIMMDTTDNSKSAQAENDDDNEEEGETFSPKNVEEDEKEVKELSEEKFEESTDNENLNPFGDQELAENVDEKLVQDYIHQMSHQKVRAEEKWGFYRITEERINWVIEVVKANNYNHGDQYLDILNQWKEGNFSNIDVHHNIIWELQGGNVGRATGVLSEEEEKAYIESAE; from the coding sequence ATGTGGAACAAGATTTACAAATGGACGTTAGGCTTATTGATCTTGCTTGCTGTTGGTGGTGGGATATATTTTGCTACATATATCATGATGGACACAACAGATAATAGCAAATCAGCACAGGCTGAGAACGATGATGATAATGAAGAGGAAGGTGAAACCTTTTCACCAAAGAATGTTGAAGAAGATGAAAAAGAAGTGAAGGAATTATCCGAAGAGAAGTTCGAGGAATCAACAGATAATGAGAACTTGAATCCCTTTGGCGATCAAGAGCTTGCAGAAAATGTTGATGAAAAACTTGTTCAAGACTATATCCATCAGATGAGCCATCAAAAGGTGAGAGCTGAGGAAAAATGGGGATTTTATCGAATCACAGAAGAACGGATCAATTGGGTGATTGAAGTAGTAAAAGCAAATAATTATAACCATGGTGATCAATACTTGGACATTCTCAACCAATGGAAGGAAGGGAACTTCTCCAACATTGATGTTCACCATAACATCATATGGGAGCTACAAGGTGGGAATGTAGGAAGAGCCACAGGAGTTCTAAGTGAAGAAGAAGAAAAAGCGTATATTGAATCAGCTGAATAA
- a CDS encoding pyridoxamine 5'-phosphate oxidase family protein, whose translation MSNKLKQEEIETLRELIKDIDTAMLTTATEEGLVSRPMKTQEVEFDGDLWFFTKKETDKFDQILHEQDVNVAYAGDSYVSVRGRAEIVEDTEKKKELWNKGLDKFMQTSYDDPTVVLIKVNAEAAEYWDSGSFTKKTAFFYKRMTGQDTESTDINETIELDK comes from the coding sequence ATGTCTAACAAGCTGAAACAGGAAGAAATTGAAACGTTAAGGGAGTTAATTAAGGATATAGATACGGCAATGCTGACAACGGCAACGGAAGAAGGCCTTGTTTCCCGCCCGATGAAAACGCAGGAAGTAGAGTTTGATGGAGACTTATGGTTCTTCACCAAAAAAGAAACTGATAAATTTGATCAGATTTTACACGAGCAGGATGTAAATGTGGCATACGCAGGTGACTCCTATGTTTCTGTGCGTGGAAGAGCCGAAATCGTTGAAGACACGGAAAAGAAAAAAGAATTATGGAATAAAGGACTTGATAAATTCATGCAAACGTCTTATGACGATCCTACCGTGGTCCTCATAAAAGTGAATGCGGAAGCAGCAGAATATTGGGACAGTGGTAGTTTTACGAAGAAAACCGCCTTTTTCTATAAACGAATGACAGGGCAAGATACTGAATCAACAGATATTAATGAAACGATTGAATTGGATAAATAA
- a CDS encoding class I SAM-dependent methyltransferase: MIKSESFWDKTASKYYELEKKDEQTYFTIIEKTKPYLKTSDTVLDFGCGTGLITNEIAKYVKEIHAIDTSSKMIGIAERKAKERQIQNIDYDHVDIFDDRFVESSFDVILASYVLHLLEDEHMVIQRMKELLKPGGLLISVTPCLGEKKLLSGFLFMGSKINIVPKINSFNRNDLVNTFEEGNFSVIDTECLKKSSQEYFIVSKKIK, from the coding sequence ATGATTAAGTCAGAAAGCTTTTGGGATAAAACTGCAAGCAAATATTATGAATTAGAGAAGAAGGATGAACAGACTTACTTCACAATAATAGAAAAAACGAAACCATATCTCAAAACGAGTGACACTGTGTTAGACTTCGGCTGCGGAACCGGATTGATCACCAATGAAATTGCGAAATACGTAAAGGAAATACATGCGATTGATACTTCTTCTAAAATGATAGGTATTGCAGAAAGAAAGGCAAAAGAACGGCAAATTCAAAATATAGACTACGATCACGTAGATATTTTTGATGATCGTTTTGTGGAAAGTTCTTTTGATGTTATTTTGGCTAGTTATGTTCTGCATTTGTTGGAAGACGAACATATGGTTATCCAAAGAATGAAGGAACTTCTGAAGCCGGGGGGATTATTAATATCTGTAACACCTTGCCTCGGAGAAAAGAAACTTCTTAGTGGCTTTTTATTCATGGGAAGCAAGATCAACATAGTGCCAAAAATAAATTCATTTAATAGAAACGATTTAGTCAACACATTTGAGGAAGGGAACTTTTCAGTAATCGATACGGAGTGTTTAAAGAAAAGCTCTCAAGAATATTTCATAGTTTCTAAAAAGATAAAATGA